The Triticum aestivum cultivar Chinese Spring chromosome 3A, IWGSC CS RefSeq v2.1, whole genome shotgun sequence genome includes a region encoding these proteins:
- the LOC123059542 gene encoding abscisic stress-ripening protein 1-like, producing MGRHSSSSGKTEAGGEQYRKEEKHHKHMEKLAKLGAVAAGAYARHEKHEARKDPEHARSHKMKEKIAATVAAGSAGFAIHEHHKKKEAKKHARHAHHHRYNHGCICTCRP from the exons ATGGGCCgccacagcagcagcagcggcaagacCGAGGCCGGCGGCGAGCAGTACCGCAAGGAGGAGAAGCATCACAAGCACATGGAGAAGCTGGCCAAGCTCGGTGCCGTCGCCGCCGGAGCATACGCTAGG CACGAGAAGCACGAGGCGAGGAAGGACCCGGAGCATGCGAGGTCGCACAAGATGAAGGAGAAGATCGCCGCCACTGTCGCCGCCGGCAGCGCAGGATTCGCCATCCACGAGCACCACAAGAAGAAAGAGGCCAAGAAGCACGCTCGTCATGCCCACCACCACAGATAcaatcatggatgcatatgcacATGTAGACCCTAG